A single window of Psychrobacter raelei DNA harbors:
- a CDS encoding inorganic phosphate transporter → MLPKSTTSSSAQFTGSKKANILFGLFLFVMTAYFMWWGLDYTNHQQTPLFIVATVFGIFMAFNIGGNDVANSFGTSVGAGTLSIPQALAIAAIFEVSGAVLAGAEVTDTIRKGIVDLDALSVTPNQFIYVMLSALIAAAFWLLFATKKGLPVSTTHSIIGGVVGSSIVMGIQVGGPSLAFSTVHWDQIGQIALSWVLSPLLGGILAYVLYSQIKVNILSYNDRVEARVKELKAAKKALKKRHKEWINELAESLQVSYTSKMVRDQEIYKDEDTERDDLETDYYQELYDIERERDSIDTLKALRQWVPLVAALGGVVMTSMVVFKGLQNVDMSLTTLNGFLIMIMIGALIWLTTFIYTKSIKGKQKEDLGRATFILFSWMQVFTAAGFAFSHGANDIANAVGPFAAIMDVIRTNSIASEAAVPSAVMVTFGVALIVGLWFIGKEVIQTVGTNLAEMHPASGFSAELSAAAVVMGASMLGLPVSSTHVLVGAVLGIGMVNKNTNWGLMKPIGLAWVVTLPAAATMSMVSYLILSNVF, encoded by the coding sequence ATGCTTCCAAAGTCAACTACATCAAGTAGCGCCCAGTTTACGGGTTCGAAAAAAGCTAATATACTTTTTGGTCTATTCCTGTTTGTCATGACCGCATATTTTATGTGGTGGGGCTTGGATTATACCAATCACCAGCAGACGCCATTATTTATCGTGGCTACCGTGTTTGGCATATTTATGGCCTTCAACATTGGGGGGAACGATGTTGCGAACTCCTTTGGTACATCGGTAGGCGCGGGTACTTTATCCATTCCGCAAGCCTTGGCCATTGCCGCCATTTTTGAGGTATCTGGGGCGGTGCTTGCTGGTGCTGAGGTAACCGATACCATTCGTAAAGGTATTGTTGATTTAGATGCCTTATCAGTGACGCCCAACCAGTTCATCTATGTGATGCTATCGGCGTTGATTGCCGCGGCGTTCTGGCTATTGTTCGCTACCAAAAAAGGCTTACCGGTTTCTACCACGCACTCCATTATTGGTGGGGTAGTGGGCAGCTCGATTGTTATGGGTATTCAAGTGGGCGGGCCTTCATTGGCATTTTCTACCGTGCACTGGGATCAAATAGGACAAATTGCTTTATCTTGGGTATTGTCACCTTTATTAGGTGGTATACTGGCGTATGTGCTATACAGCCAAATTAAAGTCAATATTTTGTCTTATAATGACCGTGTTGAAGCCCGAGTTAAAGAGCTTAAAGCGGCCAAAAAAGCACTAAAAAAACGCCATAAAGAATGGATCAATGAGTTGGCTGAGTCGCTACAGGTGTCCTATACGTCCAAGATGGTACGTGACCAAGAGATTTATAAAGACGAGGATACCGAACGAGATGATCTAGAGACAGACTACTATCAAGAGCTTTATGACATCGAGCGTGAAAGAGACAGCATTGATACTCTAAAAGCATTGCGTCAATGGGTGCCTTTGGTGGCCGCATTAGGCGGTGTGGTTATGACTTCTATGGTGGTGTTTAAAGGCCTACAAAACGTTGATATGAGTCTAACCACATTAAATGGCTTCTTAATCATGATTATGATTGGGGCGCTTATTTGGCTGACGACCTTTATTTATACTAAGAGTATTAAAGGCAAGCAGAAAGAAGACTTGGGCCGTGCTACCTTTATTTTATTTAGCTGGATGCAGGTATTTACTGCAGCAGGCTTTGCATTTAGCCATGGTGCCAATGATATCGCCAACGCTGTGGGTCCTTTTGCAGCCATCATGGACGTTATTCGTACCAATAGTATCGCCAGCGAAGCGGCTGTACCTAGCGCGGTTATGGTCACCTTTGGTGTCGCCTTAATTGTGGGCTTATGGTTTATTGGTAAAGAGGTTATCCAAACTGTGGGTACCAATTTGGCCGAGATGCATCCTGCGTCAGGCTTCTCAGCTGAGTTATCAGCAGCAGCGGTAGTCATGGGCGCCTCTATGCTGGGTCTACCTGTTTCTAGTACGCATGTGCTTGTGGGTGCGGTATTGGGTATTGGTATGGTGAATAAAAACACCAACTGGGGTTTGATGAAGCCAATCGGTTTGGCTTGGGTAGTTACTTTACCTGCTGCCGCTACCATGTCTATGGTCAGCTACTTAATTTTAAGCAACGTATTTTAA
- a CDS encoding FFLEELY motif protein yields the protein MSALSNLNTHLKQYWELPHHNNPELTTKLSQVQNWQKDRIRRTHAELFSQPKNKPMAEYFLNHLYGGDSLDQIVRQLEVIVPKAQKLEKLAPTAALETGTLGVETAITSTKLDLKLAQWLLDNNLEVNEDNMQAAYVAVNDEQARRQQIEDLKQVCYRSDKYLNSFILQKTFKLAKKQAYKRNLQPLYDFIDSGFAAMKPLKSVGSFIDPFCERELQIIDQVHSA from the coding sequence ATGTCTGCTTTATCTAATCTAAATACCCATCTAAAACAGTATTGGGAGTTGCCACACCATAATAATCCTGAGCTAACTACCAAGCTTAGCCAAGTGCAAAACTGGCAAAAAGACCGTATTCGCCGCACCCACGCTGAGCTATTTTCACAGCCCAAAAACAAACCTATGGCTGAGTATTTTTTAAATCACTTGTACGGTGGCGACAGCTTAGATCAGATCGTGCGTCAGCTTGAGGTGATTGTACCCAAAGCGCAAAAGCTTGAGAAACTTGCGCCTACTGCAGCCCTAGAGACCGGTACCTTGGGTGTAGAGACTGCGATTACCTCAACCAAATTGGATTTGAAACTGGCGCAGTGGCTGCTTGACAATAACCTAGAGGTGAATGAGGATAATATGCAGGCCGCTTATGTGGCGGTCAATGATGAGCAAGCACGCCGTCAACAAATTGAAGACTTAAAGCAGGTGTGTTACCGCAGTGACAAGTATTTAAACTCTTTTATTTTGCAAAAAACCTTTAAGCTGGCTAAAAAACAAGCCTATAAGCGCAATCTTCAGCCTTTATATGATTTCATCGACTCAGGCTTTGCGGCCATGAAACCATTAAAAAGTGTGGGCAGCTTTATTGATCCGTTTTGCGAGCGTGAACTACAGATTATTGACCAAGTACACAGCGCATAA
- a CDS encoding trimeric intracellular cation channel family protein: MPNYIVSPDILIYIFDMIGVIACAIAGTLLAQHKGFDIAGCILVSMANAIGGGTIRDVVLNRHPLFWMTDLNYVIVITITSLALQIFFHLYHKIDTALKLFDAVGLAAFSVIGLKVALSQGVAPVIAILMAVCTAIVGGLVRDIICNEIPLVLQKEIYITASVIGSCFYFLLDALGVQTGMNDLITLGVIFFIRVLALRFDWHLPSIRLVK; encoded by the coding sequence ATGCCAAATTATATTGTTAGTCCCGATATCTTAATTTATATCTTCGATATGATCGGAGTAATTGCGTGTGCCATCGCGGGCACCTTACTTGCCCAGCACAAAGGGTTCGATATCGCTGGCTGTATTTTGGTGTCTATGGCTAATGCCATTGGCGGCGGAACTATCCGTGATGTGGTGCTCAATCGCCATCCTTTATTTTGGATGACAGATTTGAACTATGTGATTGTGATTACCATTACCTCATTGGCACTACAAATATTTTTTCATTTGTATCACAAGATTGATACTGCCTTGAAGCTTTTTGATGCTGTGGGTCTGGCCGCTTTTAGCGTCATTGGACTTAAGGTAGCGTTATCACAAGGCGTGGCACCGGTCATTGCCATTTTAATGGCAGTCTGTACGGCCATTGTTGGCGGCTTAGTTCGCGATATTATTTGTAATGAAATTCCACTGGTATTACAAAAAGAGATTTATATTACCGCCAGCGTGATTGGCTCCTGCTTTTACTTTTTATTAGATGCGCTTGGGGTGCAAACCGGTATGAACGATTTGATCACCCTCGGCGTTATTTTCTTTATTCGCGTGTTGGCACTGCGCTTTGACTGGCATTTGCCTTCTATCCGCTTGGTCAAATAG
- a CDS encoding ClpXP protease specificity-enhancing factor: protein MSQEPTLTPTRPYLIRAFYEWMEDNALTPYILVDATQDNLVIPTEHVQNGQIVLNIASRATGNMNMDNTYISFNARFGGVSRELWIPMQAVMAIFAKEDQTVGMPFDPSEYDNYTPLEQEPQPTKSKPATSDKPKRENKAGLRVLK from the coding sequence ATGTCACAAGAGCCGACTTTAACGCCCACTCGCCCCTATCTGATTCGTGCCTTTTATGAATGGATGGAGGACAATGCATTAACCCCTTACATCTTAGTAGATGCCACCCAAGACAATTTAGTCATTCCTACTGAGCATGTACAAAATGGTCAGATTGTGCTGAATATTGCCAGTCGCGCTACGGGTAATATGAATATGGACAACACTTACATCAGCTTTAATGCCCGCTTTGGTGGTGTGTCACGTGAGCTTTGGATTCCTATGCAGGCAGTTATGGCCATTTTTGCCAAAGAAGATCAGACCGTGGGCATGCCTTTTGACCCCAGTGAATATGATAATTACACCCCTTTGGAGCAAGAACCTCAGCCTACTAAGTCCAAACCTGCCACAAGTGACAAGCCCAAACGTGAAAATAAAGCCGGTCTTCGAGTGTTAAAATAA
- the ubiE gene encoding bifunctional demethylmenaquinone methyltransferase/2-methoxy-6-polyprenyl-1,4-benzoquinol methylase UbiE: protein MSQSDNATPSNPILDNTANLQNDLVKQSLSHNQDTNAKVQQSLQSSAATDGQKTTVLNTQFSDVSELPAGTPQGQQTTRPFSQDTPKASAANQPTEDDFVKYTGQSGLPRFNPKDDINNPHTPDTDGLEETHFGYKKVKKAEKQAKVADVFTSVAKKYDIMNDLMSFGIHRLWKRYTISLSGVRAGQQVLDIAGGTGDLAKAFSREVGRNGRVVLSDINAAMLDVGRERLINAGCNNVDFVLANAETLSPFEDESFDLLTISFGLRNVTDKDAALRAMYRVLKPGGRLLILEFSKPIFEPLSKAYDLYSFTALPLMGKIVANDSESYQYLAESIRMHPDQQTLKGMMENAGFVNCDYHNLTAGIVAVHRGFKK, encoded by the coding sequence ATGAGCCAATCAGACAACGCCACGCCTTCAAACCCTATCTTAGACAACACAGCCAACCTACAAAATGACTTGGTAAAACAAAGCTTGAGCCACAACCAAGATACCAATGCCAAAGTGCAGCAGTCGTTGCAGTCAAGTGCTGCCACAGATGGCCAAAAAACCACTGTGTTAAACACCCAGTTTAGTGATGTGAGCGAGTTACCTGCCGGCACCCCGCAAGGTCAACAGACCACCCGCCCTTTTAGCCAAGATACACCCAAAGCGTCTGCTGCCAATCAGCCTACTGAAGATGATTTTGTAAAATATACAGGTCAATCAGGCTTGCCGCGCTTTAACCCAAAAGATGACATCAACAACCCGCACACCCCAGACACCGATGGTCTAGAAGAGACTCACTTTGGCTATAAAAAAGTCAAAAAAGCAGAAAAACAAGCCAAAGTGGCTGATGTCTTTACCTCTGTGGCCAAAAAATATGACATCATGAACGACTTAATGTCTTTTGGTATTCACCGTCTATGGAAGCGCTATACCATTAGCTTATCTGGGGTACGTGCCGGTCAGCAAGTGTTAGATATCGCCGGCGGTACAGGGGATTTGGCCAAAGCCTTTAGCCGTGAGGTGGGGCGTAATGGCCGCGTTGTCTTATCTGATATTAACGCGGCCATGCTCGATGTCGGCCGTGAGCGTTTGATTAACGCAGGCTGTAATAACGTTGACTTTGTATTGGCTAATGCTGAAACCTTATCGCCTTTTGAAGATGAAAGCTTTGATTTATTGACCATCAGCTTTGGTCTGCGTAACGTCACGGATAAAGATGCAGCGCTGCGCGCTATGTACCGTGTGCTTAAGCCAGGTGGCCGCCTGCTTATTTTGGAATTCTCAAAGCCTATCTTTGAGCCACTATCAAAAGCCTATGATCTTTATTCATTTACTGCCTTACCGCTTATGGGCAAAATCGTGGCCAATGATTCTGAAAGCTATCAGTATTTGGCAGAATCGATTCGTATGCACCCAGATCAGCAAACGCTGAAAGGTATGATGGAAAATGCAGGTTTTGTAAACTGTGACTATCACAACCTAACGGCAGGTATTGTTGCGGTGCATCGCGGCTTCAAAAAATAG
- a CDS encoding DUF697 domain-containing protein, with protein MITVPAAEKLPETIDPDLNLEQVKKECEQLVKKRAKYSAGAAIIPVPFMDVAIDAGILTQLLPEISERFGLISERESAIDLDAKEVHWNEMKNRAVDFAGLMATRGVVKKTVQGYGGRIVAKQVTKFIPLGGQLVAATMGYMIFKKIANDHINECYKIAKSIQQKQHGKNV; from the coding sequence ATGATAACTGTTCCTGCAGCAGAAAAACTCCCTGAAACCATTGATCCAGATCTAAACTTAGAGCAAGTAAAAAAAGAGTGTGAGCAACTGGTAAAAAAACGTGCCAAATACTCAGCGGGCGCCGCCATTATTCCGGTTCCTTTTATGGACGTGGCCATTGATGCAGGTATTTTGACCCAATTATTGCCTGAAATCAGTGAGCGTTTTGGCCTTATCTCTGAGCGTGAATCTGCCATCGACTTAGATGCCAAAGAAGTGCATTGGAATGAGATGAAAAACCGTGCCGTTGATTTTGCCGGCCTAATGGCAACTCGTGGTGTGGTGAAAAAGACAGTTCAAGGTTATGGTGGCCGTATTGTTGCCAAGCAAGTGACCAAATTCATTCCACTAGGTGGCCAGCTTGTGGCCGCTACCATGGGCTATATGATTTTCAAAAAAATCGCGAACGACCACATCAATGAGTGCTATAAAATCGCTAAAAGCATTCAGCAAAAACAGCACGGTAAAAACGTTTAA
- a CDS encoding glutathione S-transferase N-terminal domain-containing protein produces the protein MIDPRDIPDSQLVLYADDGYDSHVVRFLLAEKQLKYYLSLLDSERPEDLRQLNPYNILPVLVHRDFSLYELNVIFEYLEDRYHGHKLLPDTPKSKALQRQLAWRIQNDWLKLGRILLTHKDSLNPDQAKIARRKLSDALVTLAPVFGNSSYFMSDDFGWCDVLLGAMLYRLEEMQIELPAHLIRPLLEYQKRIFERESFLRSIE, from the coding sequence ATGATTGATCCTAGAGATATCCCTGATAGCCAGCTTGTCCTGTATGCCGATGATGGCTACGATAGCCACGTTGTCAGGTTTTTGTTGGCTGAAAAACAGCTAAAGTATTATTTGTCTTTATTAGACAGCGAACGTCCCGAGGATTTGCGTCAACTCAATCCTTACAATATCCTACCCGTATTGGTACATCGCGACTTTAGCCTCTATGAGCTGAACGTTATTTTTGAGTATCTTGAAGACAGATACCACGGACACAAGCTGCTGCCTGATACGCCTAAGTCAAAAGCCTTACAACGTCAATTGGCGTGGCGCATTCAAAATGATTGGCTAAAGCTTGGGCGTATTTTATTAACCCATAAAGACAGCCTCAATCCTGATCAGGCCAAAATTGCCCGTCGCAAACTGTCTGATGCACTGGTCACATTAGCGCCAGTATTTGGCAATAGTAGCTATTTTATGTCCGATGATTTTGGCTGGTGTGATGTGCTGCTTGGCGCTATGCTATACCGCTTAGAAGAGATGCAAATTGAGTTGCCAGCGCATTTAATCCGGCCGCTGCTTGAGTATCAAAAGCGTATTTTTGAGCGTGAAAGCTTTTTGAGGTCTATCGAGTAG
- the recJ gene encoding single-stranded-DNA-specific exonuclease RecJ, with translation MLKLTPRFTGTLPDDLPACFTQMYQQAPTLTRLFLARGIQSDQDLDYGLSALLPAQGLSDVDEAVTLMDEAIEAQRRILIVGDFDCDGATSTALMMRILSQMGAVVDFVVPDRFKYGYGLTPEIVQLGIEQYQPDMIITVDNGISSHEGVDKAIANGIKVIITDHHLTTKSKPNAHAVVNPNQLGCSFESKALVGVGVAFYLLGRLAKYRREAGRSTAQVSRYLDLVALGTIADVGVLDHNNRILVNHGLAAIRAGRCSLGILALLELAGRDYQKMSVQDFGFVIGPRINAAGRMDNMRIGIECLMADDMSDAKRLAFELDKLNKERRYVEGEMREQADEILGQLQPNSDRSQAQTTDEQSDDSDDSLKQQAESFTDKAQPRSLILYQDNWHQGVIGIVAGRLKESHYRPAIVFAPADDTQLDGQDAIKGSARSIPGIHIRDAIERIAESHPELITHFGGHAMAAGLTLKRKDFKAFAEAFELQMQSVEASVFEEQQFTDGQLLAEDFSLQFVEALTQNHIWGHGFVPPQFDGVFDVVQARILKDKHLKLSLKYPGVMYPIDAIWFNYDPKKWDYRAQQVHVLFELSINEWQGNQNIQLMVKDVAVTQISP, from the coding sequence ATGCTAAAGTTAACCCCCAGATTTACCGGCACCTTGCCTGATGATTTACCTGCCTGTTTTACCCAGATGTATCAACAAGCCCCGACCCTGACGCGCCTATTTTTGGCACGTGGCATTCAAAGTGACCAAGACTTAGACTATGGGTTATCTGCGCTACTGCCCGCGCAAGGTCTGAGCGATGTCGATGAAGCGGTGACGCTGATGGATGAGGCCATTGAGGCCCAGCGGCGTATTTTGATTGTTGGTGATTTTGATTGTGACGGAGCGACCAGTACGGCGCTGATGATGCGCATCCTGTCACAGATGGGTGCCGTAGTAGATTTTGTGGTGCCGGATCGTTTTAAATATGGCTATGGCCTGACGCCTGAGATAGTACAGCTGGGTATAGAGCAGTACCAGCCAGATATGATTATTACTGTAGATAATGGCATTTCAAGCCATGAGGGGGTTGATAAGGCCATTGCCAATGGCATTAAGGTAATTATCACCGATCATCACCTCACCACTAAGAGCAAGCCTAATGCCCATGCTGTGGTGAATCCCAATCAGCTGGGCTGCTCATTTGAGAGTAAGGCCTTGGTGGGCGTAGGCGTGGCCTTTTATCTGCTCGGGCGTCTGGCCAAGTACCGCCGAGAAGCGGGGCGATCAACGGCCCAAGTGAGCCGTTATTTAGACTTAGTGGCCTTGGGCACCATCGCCGATGTGGGCGTGCTTGATCACAACAACCGCATCTTGGTCAATCACGGCTTGGCTGCGATAAGAGCAGGGCGCTGCTCGCTGGGTATATTGGCGCTGCTTGAGCTGGCGGGGCGTGATTACCAAAAGATGAGCGTACAAGACTTTGGCTTCGTCATTGGCCCCCGTATCAATGCGGCAGGGCGCATGGACAATATGCGTATTGGTATTGAATGCTTGATGGCCGATGACATGAGTGACGCCAAGCGTTTGGCCTTTGAGCTTGATAAGCTGAACAAGGAGCGCCGCTATGTTGAGGGCGAGATGCGTGAGCAGGCCGATGAGATTTTAGGTCAGCTGCAGCCAAACTCAGACCGCAGTCAGGCACAGACGACTGATGAGCAAAGTGATGATAGTGATGATAGTTTAAAGCAACAAGCAGAGTCTTTTACTGATAAGGCACAGCCGCGCAGTTTGATTTTGTATCAAGACAACTGGCATCAAGGGGTTATTGGTATTGTGGCCGGCCGTCTTAAAGAAAGCCATTATCGACCTGCCATTGTATTTGCTCCGGCAGATGATACTCAGCTTGACGGGCAAGATGCGATTAAAGGCTCAGCACGCTCTATCCCAGGCATTCATATTCGTGATGCCATAGAGCGCATCGCAGAGAGCCATCCTGAGCTGATTACCCATTTTGGTGGGCATGCCATGGCAGCGGGGCTTACACTTAAAAGAAAGGATTTTAAGGCGTTTGCTGAGGCATTTGAGCTACAAATGCAAAGTGTGGAGGCTTCGGTATTTGAGGAGCAGCAGTTCACCGATGGTCAACTGCTGGCAGAAGACTTTAGCTTACAGTTCGTTGAGGCATTGACACAAAACCATATCTGGGGTCATGGTTTTGTGCCACCGCAGTTCGATGGTGTGTTTGACGTGGTGCAGGCGCGAATTTTAAAAGACAAGCATTTAAAGCTATCGCTAAAATACCCTGGGGTGATGTATCCTATTGATGCCATCTGGTTTAACTATGATCCCAAAAAATGGGATTACCGTGCCCAACAAGTACATGTATTGTTTGAGCTTAGTATTAATGAGTGGCAGGGTAATCAAAATATTCAGCTGATGGTAAAGGACGTAGCGGTCACCCAAATTAGCCCCTAA
- a CDS encoding ATPase → MAKQNQIDAKEIRIDADPLSTFHMDEETLRLELVKAQYALRETRQQGQATGLLVLVNGMELSGKGAAVTQLRQWVDPRLLNVEANIGTLPSEYEPLWQAHVAKLPRHGNITAYFGNWYADLMEGVLQKMKQDKNKSQHNELADWEAYLRGQLQVLSEFETDLINNHTKLLKCWFHIDERTLKSRLKDNKADPEWLYHMDWQDKKRVKQFNDIAKIILSQQSDWVIIDGSDPEEGGDKHDKKSHKDLGYSEAASLQFCHEVLHATQSALISSQQNDSKHPLVSQVSRNINAAFSWADVPDKLTDIDDPDMGKSDYQKALIKKQERLAELLRARANSEGKGGRQGKSAAKNHHVVFAFEGMDAAGKGGAIKRLVALLDPREYQIYNISAPNQMELQHPYLWRFWRRMPEFAPNLKEERLSRVAIFDRTWYGRVLVERIEGFASEAAWQRAYEEINRMERDLVDKGTIVIKYWLAIDKQEQLDRFEDRKDTPHKQFKLTEDDWRNRDKWHEYVQAAADMLARTNTKHAPWHVVATNDKRTARLAVLDHAIAQLEKVIKT, encoded by the coding sequence ATGGCTAAGCAAAACCAAATCGACGCTAAAGAGATTCGCATTGACGCTGATCCTTTAAGCACCTTTCATATGGACGAAGAGACACTGCGATTAGAGCTGGTTAAGGCACAATATGCGCTACGAGAGACCCGTCAGCAAGGGCAAGCCACAGGGCTGTTGGTGTTGGTCAATGGTATGGAGCTATCTGGTAAAGGGGCTGCGGTGACTCAGCTGCGTCAGTGGGTCGATCCTAGGCTACTAAACGTCGAAGCCAATATTGGCACCTTGCCCAGTGAGTATGAGCCCCTATGGCAAGCGCATGTGGCCAAGCTACCGCGCCATGGCAACATCACCGCCTACTTCGGTAACTGGTATGCCGACTTAATGGAAGGGGTGCTACAAAAAATGAAGCAGGATAAAAACAAATCTCAACACAATGAGCTTGCTGACTGGGAGGCGTATCTGCGCGGTCAATTACAGGTCTTGTCTGAATTTGAAACCGACTTAATCAACAACCATACCAAACTGTTAAAGTGTTGGTTTCATATAGATGAGCGCACCTTAAAGTCGCGCCTTAAAGATAACAAGGCTGATCCTGAGTGGTTATATCACATGGACTGGCAGGATAAAAAACGGGTGAAACAGTTTAATGACATTGCCAAAATCATCTTAAGTCAGCAATCAGATTGGGTCATCATAGATGGCTCTGACCCTGAAGAGGGCGGGGATAAGCATGACAAAAAGTCCCATAAAGACTTGGGCTATAGTGAGGCGGCCAGCTTACAGTTTTGCCATGAAGTGCTGCATGCAACGCAGTCAGCTTTAATCAGCAGTCAACAAAATGACAGTAAACATCCTTTGGTATCGCAAGTCAGCCGCAATATCAATGCCGCTTTTTCATGGGCAGATGTGCCTGATAAGCTCACCGATATAGATGATCCTGATATGGGTAAGTCAGATTACCAAAAAGCTTTGATCAAAAAGCAAGAGCGCTTAGCTGAGCTATTACGAGCCCGTGCCAACTCTGAGGGCAAAGGCGGCAGACAGGGCAAATCTGCTGCCAAAAATCACCATGTGGTGTTTGCTTTTGAGGGGATGGATGCTGCCGGCAAGGGCGGCGCAATCAAGCGTTTGGTGGCACTGTTAGACCCACGTGAATATCAGATTTATAACATATCAGCACCCAACCAGATGGAGCTACAGCACCCTTATTTATGGCGCTTTTGGCGACGGATGCCGGAGTTTGCGCCCAATCTAAAAGAGGAGCGCTTAAGCCGAGTGGCCATCTTTGATAGAACCTGGTATGGCCGAGTATTGGTCGAGCGCATCGAAGGTTTTGCCAGTGAGGCGGCCTGGCAGCGGGCGTATGAAGAGATTAACCGTATGGAGCGGGACTTGGTAGATAAAGGGACCATTGTCATCAAGTACTGGCTGGCCATAGACAAGCAAGAGCAGCTCGACCGCTTTGAGGACAGAAAAGATACGCCGCACAAGCAGTTTAAACTGACCGAAGATGATTGGCGCAACCGAGACAAGTGGCATGAGTATGTACAGGCGGCAGCGGATATGTTGGCGCGTACCAATACTAAGCATGCACCTTGGCATGTGGTGGCCACCAATGACAAGCGAACTGCACGTTTGGCTGTGCTTGATCATGCCATTGCTCAGCTTGAAAAAGTCATTAAAACTTAA